From one Nitrospirota bacterium genomic stretch:
- a CDS encoding 5-formyltetrahydrofolate cyclo-ligase, translated as MKKNIRSIVLRKRDEIPKIIRDVKNSLIKEKVFLIPEFREADIIFFYASFRSEVETLSLIKESINMGKRVILPKVDIKNQALILYEIKDLNELKSGYMGIPEPYIFENRLFKLEDIDLIIAPGVAFDCSGNRLGYGGGYYDILLASMKKKIPIIGLAYEEQIVDSVPSELHDVKVDMIITDKRIIKL; from the coding sequence ATGAAGAAAAATATCAGAAGTATCGTGTTGAGAAAAAGAGATGAAATCCCAAAAATTATAAGAGATGTGAAAAATTCTCTCATAAAGGAAAAAGTATTTTTGATTCCTGAATTCCGAGAAGCTGACATAATATTTTTTTATGCTTCTTTCAGATCAGAGGTTGAGACATTAAGCTTAATAAAAGAGTCAATAAACATGGGCAAAAGGGTTATTCTTCCAAAGGTGGATATAAAAAATCAGGCTCTAATTTTATATGAAATAAAGGATTTAAACGAATTGAAGTCAGGTTATATGGGTATCCCTGAACCTTATATATTTGAAAACAGGTTATTTAAACTTGAAGATATTGATCTTATTATAGCACCCGGTGTAGCTTTTGATTGTTCAGGTAATAGATTAGGTTACGGTGGAGGATATTATGACATTCTTTTAGCAAGTATGAAGAAAAAGATACCAATTATTGGATTAGCATATGAAGAACAGATCGTAGATTCAGTACCATCAGAATTACACGATGTAAAGGTTGATATGATAATTACTGACAAAAGGATAATAAAGCTATAG
- a CDS encoding inositol monophosphatase yields MLEKGQSVFLKTAVEAAHHAGKYIVDNIGKITEKDVVCKQLSDFVTRIDKESEKIIIEIIKKKFPDHLFLAEESVVAADTGIYKWIIDPLDGTTNFIHGYPVFSVSIALKYYEEILLGIVFDPTREELFTAEKGKGAFLNEKPISVSSMRKFSYSLIATGFPFRKKELIDSYIKVFKGIFSRVSDIRRAGSAALDLAYLACGRCDGFFEIGLSPWDIAAGAILIKEAGGVITDFGGDSDYLETGNVVAGIPSVHNELLNEVRRVFSGIIDK; encoded by the coding sequence ATGCTTGAAAAAGGACAAAGTGTATTTTTGAAAACTGCAGTAGAGGCAGCACATCATGCTGGTAAGTACATTGTTGATAACATTGGAAAAATTACTGAAAAAGATGTTGTATGCAAACAGTTATCAGATTTTGTTACACGTATAGATAAAGAATCAGAAAAAATCATTATAGAGATAATCAAAAAGAAATTCCCTGATCACCTTTTTCTTGCAGAAGAGTCTGTGGTGGCAGCAGATACAGGTATATATAAATGGATAATAGACCCACTTGATGGTACTACAAACTTTATTCATGGATATCCTGTTTTTTCTGTATCTATAGCACTTAAATATTATGAAGAAATACTTCTGGGTATTGTTTTTGACCCGACAAGGGAAGAACTATTTACTGCTGAAAAGGGGAAAGGGGCTTTTTTAAATGAAAAACCTATAAGTGTATCATCGATGAGAAAGTTCAGTTATAGTCTTATTGCAACCGGCTTCCCTTTTCGGAAAAAAGAACTTATAGACTCTTATATTAAGGTATTTAAGGGCATTTTTTCGCGAGTAAGCGATATAAGGAGGGCAGGGTCTGCTGCTCTTGACCTTGCTTACCTTGCGTGTGGGAGATGTGATGGGTTTTTTGAGATAGGATTAAGTCCATGGGATATAGCAGCAGGAGCAATTCTTATAAAAGAGGCAGGTGGTGTTATTACAGATTTTGGAGGTGATAGTGATTATCTTGAAACAGGAAATGTTGTGGCAGGAATTCCTTCAGTGCATAATGAATTACTGAATGAAGTAAGAAGAGTATTTTCAGGAATCATTGATAAATAA
- the folE gene encoding GTP cyclohydrolase I FolE, whose amino-acid sequence MDLKKIEKGVRLILEGIGEDPDRSGLKDTPERVARMYQEIFAGLETHTEEILKAIEGESHDELVLLKDIPFYSVCEHHLLPFIGKAHVAYIPSGGRIAGLSELAKAVEVFAKRLQVQERLTTQLADLIMEKLKPKGAMVIIDAEHLCISMRGVKKSGSKTVTSAVRGIFRTKQSTREELLELIKKKD is encoded by the coding sequence ATGGACTTAAAGAAGATAGAAAAGGGTGTCAGATTAATCCTCGAAGGTATTGGCGAAGATCCTGATAGATCAGGATTGAAAGACACCCCAGAACGTGTTGCAAGAATGTATCAAGAGATATTTGCAGGACTTGAAACACACACCGAAGAAATTCTGAAAGCAATTGAAGGTGAAAGTCACGATGAACTGGTGCTTCTTAAAGATATTCCTTTCTATTCTGTATGTGAACATCATCTCCTACCATTTATTGGAAAAGCCCACGTTGCCTATATCCCATCTGGTGGCAGAATTGCTGGACTCAGTGAACTTGCTAAAGCTGTAGAAGTCTTCGCTAAAAGATTACAGGTTCAGGAAAGACTTACCACACAACTTGCAGATTTAATAATGGAAAAACTCAAGCCTAAGGGAGCAATGGTTATTATTGATGCAGAACATTTGTGTATTAGTATGAGAGGTGTAAAAAAATCTGGATCCAAGACTGTAACCTCAGCAGTTAGAGGTATATTCAGAACTAAGCAATCAACAAGAGAAGAATTGCTGGAGCTTATAAAAAAGAAGGACTGA
- the folD gene encoding bifunctional methylenetetrahydrofolate dehydrogenase/methenyltetrahydrofolate cyclohydrolase FolD, with the protein MSATLIKGSEISKQIKEELKQEIVKLKERYNITPGLSTILVGEDEASKVYVGAKEKACKELGIYSERIDLPVDTKEQDLLALIEKLNKNPKIHGILVQLPLPKHINETHVLYAIDPSKDVDGFHPVNVGKMMLGEPTFLPCTPHGILELLKRSGTDTKGAEVVVIGRSNIVGKPVANMLLQKKGGNATVTICHTGTRDLASHTKRADILIVAAGRPKTVTADMVKDGVVVIDVGVNRLETGLVGDVDFETVKEKAKAITPVPGGVGPMTIVMLMKNTVESAKMHAGITDI; encoded by the coding sequence ATGTCAGCAACACTTATTAAAGGTTCTGAGATATCCAAACAGATAAAAGAAGAACTTAAGCAGGAAATAGTCAAATTGAAAGAAAGATATAATATTACTCCAGGTCTATCTACGATATTGGTAGGTGAAGATGAAGCATCGAAAGTTTATGTAGGAGCAAAGGAAAAGGCATGTAAAGAACTTGGAATTTATTCAGAGCGTATTGATCTTCCTGTAGATACAAAAGAGCAAGATTTGTTAGCTTTGATTGAAAAGTTAAACAAAAACCCAAAGATTCATGGCATACTTGTTCAACTGCCTCTACCAAAGCATATTAATGAAACTCATGTTTTATATGCGATAGATCCATCGAAAGACGTAGATGGATTTCACCCCGTTAATGTAGGAAAAATGATGCTCGGAGAACCTACATTTCTTCCATGTACTCCTCACGGAATTCTCGAACTTTTAAAAAGAAGCGGAACTGATACAAAAGGAGCAGAAGTAGTTGTTATCGGAAGAAGTAATATTGTCGGGAAACCGGTTGCAAATATGTTACTTCAGAAAAAAGGTGGAAATGCAACAGTTACGATATGCCATACAGGAACAAGAGACCTTGCTTCTCATACTAAGCGAGCAGATATATTAATTGTTGCTGCTGGAAGACCTAAGACAGTAACTGCAGATATGGTTAAAGATGGAGTTGTTGTGATTGATGTGGGTGTTAACAGGCTGGAAACGGGTCTTGTTGGTGATGTTGATTTTGAAACAGTAAAAGAAAAAGCAAAGGCAATAACACCTGTTCCAGGGGGTGTTGGTCCCATGACTATCGTGATGCTTATGAAAAATACCGTTGAATCTGCAAAGATGCATGCAGGAATAACAGACATATGA
- a CDS encoding FAD-dependent oxidoreductase: MNIKTMTPCQAACPVHTDVRGYVSAIARGDFETAIRIIRQVNPFPSVCGRICTRACESACRRAQVDEPIAIANLKRFAADQTMDLKYFQRPLVPYYTEKIAVVGGGPSGLTAAHDLALLGYKVTVFEAQSELGGMLSRGVPEYRLPKSVVKDDINFILSMGVEAKTGKLLGRDFSIEELLNEYQAVFLALGSERSVFPKCKGVELAGIITAVEFLKQVSQGQRPSLGKKVVIFGGGHTAIDAARTCIRLGSEDVTVVYRRTLKEMPAGKAEVEEAENEGVKFEFLTAPVEFLGSGKVEKVRCARMRLDETSRSKKGKLVRVVNSEFEIDVDAVILAIGYSPKADDIKDVEIISGKSGTIVVKDESGTTNLKGVFAGGDVVSGPLSVIHAIASGKRAADAIHRYLRKLPPKEIEEPEVLRPLDQKIVDLIVKAVRQKMPTLPVADRIKSFKEVNLGYTREQAIKEAQRCLSCGSGAIISDECVACFNCVLVCPYGVPEAGEEKAKIDISQCQACGICASECPASAIDVRLETKEESRRKLEKTLKEAKSDKKEAFTIEFFCHYDQPERIKGDKADTYSIGKPCMARVDALQLIKPFEKGSSRVQITKCEKDECRFKGCDKWIVKHVENAKKILKDIGIDAECLKIVYENKD; encoded by the coding sequence ATGAATATTAAAACTATGACACCATGTCAGGCAGCATGTCCAGTTCATACAGATGTTCGAGGGTATGTTTCTGCAATCGCGCGCGGTGATTTTGAGACAGCAATACGTATTATTCGTCAGGTAAATCCATTTCCTTCAGTATGTGGCAGAATATGTACACGTGCTTGTGAGTCTGCATGCAGACGTGCACAGGTGGATGAGCCCATAGCTATTGCCAATTTGAAGAGATTTGCGGCTGATCAGACCATGGATCTGAAATATTTTCAGAGACCTTTGGTCCCTTATTATACTGAAAAGATAGCCGTTGTAGGTGGAGGTCCATCTGGTCTTACAGCAGCTCATGATCTGGCTTTACTTGGGTATAAAGTTACTGTTTTCGAAGCACAGAGTGAACTTGGAGGGATGCTCAGCAGGGGTGTTCCAGAATATAGACTACCTAAAAGTGTTGTAAAAGATGACATCAATTTTATTCTCTCCATGGGAGTAGAGGCAAAGACTGGAAAGTTGCTTGGGAGAGATTTTTCCATTGAAGAACTTCTTAATGAATATCAGGCGGTATTTCTGGCGCTGGGGAGTGAAAGAAGTGTTTTCCCAAAATGTAAAGGTGTTGAACTTGCAGGTATTATTACTGCGGTTGAGTTTCTGAAACAAGTGAGTCAAGGACAACGTCCATCTCTTGGTAAAAAAGTTGTTATTTTTGGAGGAGGTCATACTGCTATAGATGCAGCAAGGACTTGTATAAGATTGGGCTCAGAGGATGTGACCGTTGTTTATCGCAGGACATTGAAAGAAATGCCAGCCGGAAAAGCTGAAGTTGAGGAAGCGGAAAATGAAGGAGTAAAATTTGAATTTCTTACTGCACCTGTTGAATTCCTCGGAAGTGGGAAAGTCGAGAAAGTTCGTTGTGCAAGGATGCGACTTGATGAGACTTCCCGATCCAAGAAGGGTAAACTTGTGCGTGTTGTGAATTCTGAGTTCGAAATTGATGTTGATGCTGTTATTCTTGCAATCGGCTACAGTCCAAAGGCTGATGATATTAAAGATGTAGAAATAATATCAGGGAAAAGTGGAACAATAGTAGTAAAGGATGAAAGCGGAACTACTAATCTAAAAGGTGTTTTTGCAGGTGGTGACGTAGTAAGCGGTCCTCTGAGTGTCATTCACGCTATAGCATCTGGTAAACGGGCTGCAGATGCAATACATCGTTATCTCAGAAAATTACCTCCAAAAGAGATTGAAGAACCTGAAGTTTTGCGTCCACTGGATCAGAAGATTGTAGATCTTATTGTTAAAGCAGTACGTCAGAAAATGCCTACACTTCCAGTTGCAGATCGTATCAAGAGCTTTAAAGAAGTTAATTTAGGTTATACACGTGAACAGGCTATCAAAGAAGCTCAGCGTTGTTTGAGTTGTGGTTCAGGAGCAATAATATCAGATGAATGCGTTGCATGTTTTAATTGTGTTCTTGTATGTCCTTATGGAGTTCCTGAGGCTGGAGAAGAAAAAGCAAAAATAGATATAAGCCAGTGTCAGGCTTGCGGAATCTGTGCATCTGAATGTCCTGCATCAGCAATTGATGTTAGACTCGAAACCAAAGAGGAAAGTCGGAGAAAATTGGAAAAAACACTAAAAGAAGCAAAGAGTGATAAAAAAGAGGCATTCACAATAGAATTTTTCTGCCATTATGATCAACCTGAAAGGATTAAAGGAGATAAGGCCGATACTTATTCTATTGGTAAACCATGTATGGCACGTGTTGATGCTTTACAGCTCATAAAGCCTTTTGAAAAAGGTTCAAGCAGAGTGCAGATTACAAAGTGCGAGAAAGATGAATGCCGATTCAAAGGTTGTGACAAATGGATAGTTAAACATGTAGAGAATGCAAAAAAGATATTAAAAGATATCGGAATTGATGCTGAATGTCTTAAGATAGTATATGAAAATAAAGATTAA
- a CDS encoding methylenetetrahydrofolate reductase C-terminal domain-containing protein, producing the protein MVVAEIKPFTEISNMLKPYKRILVLGCGTCMAVCLSGGKRQVELLASAIRMAKKINENSDDILIGERTIGRQCEPKFVDQIKDESSQYEVILSMGCGAGVQELTERLNSIVVLPAMNTKFIGVADSEGNFFEMCAACGDCILSLTGGICPVTRCPKGLLNGPCGGTKNGKCEVSSDIPCAWVLIYERMKQLGKLDEIKKTIGPKDWGKDQKPDKYILKEKSETVTVK; encoded by the coding sequence ATGGTAGTTGCAGAAATAAAACCTTTTACAGAGATAAGCAATATGCTTAAGCCTTATAAAAGGATTCTTGTTCTTGGATGTGGTACTTGTATGGCTGTGTGTTTGAGCGGAGGAAAAAGGCAGGTTGAGTTACTTGCTTCTGCTATCCGTATGGCAAAAAAGATTAATGAAAATAGCGATGATATTCTTATAGGTGAACGGACAATAGGAAGGCAATGTGAACCAAAATTTGTTGATCAGATAAAAGATGAATCTTCACAGTATGAAGTTATTCTATCAATGGGCTGTGGAGCTGGAGTTCAGGAGCTTACTGAACGATTGAATTCAATTGTTGTTCTGCCAGCAATGAATACAAAATTTATTGGTGTTGCTGATTCAGAAGGTAATTTTTTTGAAATGTGTGCAGCATGTGGAGACTGCATTCTATCACTAACAGGTGGAATTTGTCCTGTTACAAGATGTCCGAAAGGCTTGTTGAATGGCCCATGTGGAGGAACTAAAAACGGCAAATGTGAAGTCAGTTCTGATATTCCATGTGCATGGGTTTTGATATACGAAAGAATGAAGCAATTGGGTAAACTTGACGAGATAAAAAAGACTATAGGTCCTAAAGACTGGGGGAAAGACCAAAAACCGGACAAATACATTTTAAAAGAAAAATCAGAGACTGTTACCGTTAAATAA
- a CDS encoding DUF2520 domain-containing protein, with translation MLKVAIIGAGKVGTAIGYLLKKSGYSIAGIASRTLDSARKARTFIGEGVVTTDLKSVANNASIIFITTSDGAIEEVCRKIASEGGFRKGSVVFHMCGALPSSILNSAKRKGAYIASIHPLQSLADVKEAVKNLSNSYFCIEGDEEAARIAREIVKALGGKEIMLDVEKKPLYHAGAAVVSNFLVATIGFGIELYEAAGIRKKDSLKAMMPLIKGTVKNIENIGIPDALTGPISRGDASIVECHLKAISREIPKFLSLYSELGKYTVQIAVEKGTLKRNKAKKILSLFQKYQERLTI, from the coding sequence ATGTTAAAGGTAGCGATAATAGGAGCTGGAAAAGTTGGAACTGCAATAGGATATCTGCTCAAAAAGTCAGGATATTCAATTGCTGGTATAGCCAGCAGGACACTTGATTCAGCAAGAAAAGCAAGAACGTTTATTGGGGAAGGGGTGGTTACAACAGATCTTAAAAGTGTAGCCAATAATGCATCAATTATTTTCATTACGACCTCTGATGGAGCTATTGAGGAAGTATGTAGAAAGATTGCTTCAGAAGGGGGTTTTCGTAAAGGTTCTGTTGTATTTCATATGTGTGGTGCTTTACCTTCAAGTATCCTAAATTCTGCAAAAAGGAAAGGCGCCTATATTGCCTCTATACATCCTCTTCAGAGTCTTGCTGATGTGAAAGAGGCAGTTAAAAATTTATCCAATTCCTATTTTTGTATTGAAGGTGATGAAGAAGCTGCTCGTATTGCACGTGAGATTGTTAAAGCACTTGGTGGAAAAGAGATAATGTTAGATGTTGAAAAAAAACCTTTGTATCATGCAGGTGCTGCTGTTGTATCAAATTTTCTCGTAGCAACAATAGGGTTTGGGATAGAGTTATACGAAGCTGCCGGTATCAGAAAAAAAGATTCTTTGAAGGCAATGATGCCTCTGATAAAGGGAACTGTAAAAAATATTGAGAATATAGGAATCCCGGATGCTCTTACAGGACCTATTTCAAGAGGTGACGCCAGTATTGTTGAATGCCATTTGAAAGCAATATCACGAGAAATACCAAAATTCCTAAGTCTCTATTCGGAGCTCGGAAAATATACTGTTCAGATAGCGGTTGAAAAAGGTACCTTAAAAAGAAATAAGGCTAAAAAAATATTATCATTATTCCAAAAATATCAGGAGAGATTAACTATATAG